AAGATTCCTAGCGTAGTAGCTACTCCGCAGGCACTGATTGATTCTACAAATGTAGATAAAGATGCAGCAGACATCATTGGATGGACAGATGCTTCTTATGTTGCAAAATAATCTGCAAAAGTAGGACGGACCGTTTGAACTGTATCGTTCGGTCGAAATAGGAATTAAAGGATGAGTGTGGACGAAAAACGTGCTTTTCGTCCGCACTTTTACAAGGAGGATTTTATCAAATGGGAAAAGCAGTAGAATTTGTTAAGATTAACAAATATTTTCCGGGTGTACATGTTCTGAAAGACATTTCCTTTTCGGTGGAAGAGGGTGAGGTACATGCTCTTCTGGGTGAGAACGGTGCAGGTAAATCCACATTATTAAATATACTTCATGGTGTTTATACGAAATATGAGGGTGAAGTGAAGCTTCATGGACAGAAGGTAAACTTCAAGAATCCGAATGATGCAATCTTAAATGGAAAAATTTCCAAGGTACACCAGGAAACAATGGTTGTGGAAGAACTTACAGTTGGTCAGAATGTAACGCTTGGATATGAACCGAAAAAGGGAGTATTCGTTGATTTTGGAAAGATGAACCGAGAGGTGGATGCAATTTTACAGGAACTGAACTGTAATTTCAAATCTTCTGATCTGGTTAGTACGCTGACAGCGGGAGGAAAACAGATGCTTGCAATTGCCAAAGCACTGTACCATCATTCCACCATCATTTCGTTGGATGAACCGACGGCTTCACTGACTTTAAAAGAGACAGAGGCACTTTTTGAAGTGGTAAAGAAGTTAAAGAAAAACGGAGTGACCATTCTTTATGTCAGCCATCGTTTGGAAGAAATATTCCAGATTTGTGACCGGGCGACCATCATGAGAGATGGAGAATACATTCAGACCTTGAATGTAAAAGAAACTACAAGAGAAGAATTGATTCATGCCATGGTCGGACGAAGCGTATCAGCTGTTGCTTCCAGATTGAAACCAAGCCCAAAGACGGATGAAGTGGTTTTAAAAGTAGAAAATTTAACGGACGGACATCATTTCCGGGATGTAAATTTTGAATTGCATAAGGGAGAAATCCTTGGATTTTTTGGACTGGTTGGTGCCGGACGAACCGAGATCATGCGGACAATCATCGGAGCGGATCGAAAGATCGGTGGCAAGATTTTCTTAAAGGGAAAAGAAGTGACGGGAAACTGGAACACCACAAAGGCCTTGAAGGCTGGAATTGGACTTCTGCCGGAAGACCGAAAGACGCAAGGCTTTATGAAACAGTTCACGAATTATGATAACATTGCAATTTCCAGTCTGGAAAAGAACTTGACCGCAGGTTTTCTGGATCAGGGGAAAAAACTGAAAAATGCGGAATATTTCTTTGAAGAGCTGGATGTACATCCGAGAAAACCAGATTATCTGACGGTAAATATGTCAGGTGGAAATCAGCAGAAGGTCATTCTGGCGAGGTGGATGTCTACGGATGTAGATGTCATCATTTTTGATGAACCGACAAAGGGTGTCGATGTGGCAGCGAAAGCAGAAATATATCGTCTGATGGAAGAACTGGTGGAAGAAGGAAAGAGTCTGATCGTTGTATCTTCAGAACTTCCGGAAGCCATGGGATTAAGCGACCGACTTCTGGTTATGAGTGAAGGAAGGATCACGGCAGAGCTTACAGTCCGGGAAGAATATAATTCAGACACCATTTTAGATTATGCAATTGGAGGAAATGAAGAATGAACAGTGTGATTAATAAATATAAACGGGAAATCCTTGTTTTGGCTGTCACCATTTTGATGGGAGTGATCTTTGCAGTGATGAATCCGAACTTTCTGACCTGGCGGAATGTACTGACAGTATTTCAGCAGATGGTCTTAAACGGACTTCTGGCAGTGGGAATCATGTTTACGATCATTACAGCAGGAATCGATCTTTCGATTGGTTGTACCTTTGCAATCGTAGGAATTGCGGTTGCCTATGGATGTGTAAATGACATGAATCCAATCCTGGCAATTGTAATCGGAATCGTGATTGGAGCCATACTCGGAGCATTCAATGGTTTCCTGGTCTGTAACTTAAAACTGCAGCCGTTCATCGCAACTCTGGGTACGATGAGTCTATATCGAGGTATTGCTTATGTGGTAACCGGGGGTACACCGGTCACAAATGTGCCGGATAGCTTCCGTAACATTTTCAATGGACAGATGTTTGCAGGAATCCGTTATTATGTGCTGGTTATGATTATTGTCTTTATTCTGGCACATGTAATCTTGTCAAAGACGAGAACAGGAGACTATCTGTATGCAGTTGGTGGAAATGAAGAAGCTGCAAAGCTTTCTGGTGTAAATGTTATCAAGACAAAGTATATTGCTTATATCGCATGTGGAGTGTGTACCGCAGTGGCAGGGCTGATTATGCTGGCAAGTCTTGGTTCTGCAGAAGCGACTGCCGGTATCGGATATGAGACAAATGCGATCGCAGCAGCAGCAATCGGAGGAACCAGTATGGCAGGCGGAAAAGGAACCGCACTGGGAACATTTATCGGAGCATTGATGTTGGCTGTATTGAAAGTCGGAATGGTAGTCATTAATGTGGATTCCTTCTGGCAATATGTGGTGACTGGTATTATTATTATCGTAGCTTCTTATTTTGAGTTCATTAAGCAGGATGTAGAAGCAATGTTAGCACGGCATAAAAAAGCATAAGAAATTGGTACAAAAAGGGCTATTGTGAATGTATATATGCAAAAGCGGAAGGCATGGGGAACGCTTCCCTGTGCCTTTTTTAAACGGAGGAAAACAAGATGGCAAAGAAGATCGTGGTAATAGGAAGTCTGAATTATGATATCATCTTAAAAATTCCGAGACTTCCGGAGTGTGGCGAGACGCTTCCGGCAGATCAGGCCGGATTCAGTGCAGGTGGAAAAGGAGCAAATCAGGCGGTACAGGCTGCAAAGCTTGGAGTGGAAACCTATATGGTAGGACGTGTGGGGAAGGATGCACACGGAGACGCCTTAATCGAATCGGCACAGAAATATCAGGTAAATACCGATTATATCACCCGCTCAGAGGAAGTGACCGGGATGGGAGTAGTGGAGGCTCTGGAGGATGGCAGTGTATTCTCCTGTATTGTAAGAGGTGCAAATTTTGATGTGGCAAAGGCAGATATTGACCGAGCAGAACCGGTGATCCGGGAGGCAGACCTGATGATCCTTCAGATGGAAATTCCACAGGAAATTAATGCGTATGCCATTGAAAAGGCAGAGGAATGTGGATGCAGGGTTCTATTAAATACGGCGCCATCTGCACCAATAGAAGAAGAATATCTGAAAAAATGTGCGATTATTGTGGCAAATGAGGTGGAAGCCGGATTTTATCTGGGAGAAAATGTAGACAGTGTGGAGAAGGCAATCAAAGGAATTAAGAAACTACAAAATATTTATGGAAACGATATTGTGATCACACTTGGGAAAGAGGGATCTGTGGTATCAGATCATGGAGTTGTAACCTTTATTCCTTCCAGGAAAGTCCATGCCATTGAGACAACCGGTGCGGGAGATTCTTTTATTGGAGGAATGGGTTATGCGCTTTTAAAAGGAGAGTCTTTGACAGAAGCGTGTAAATTTGCGACCGGTTGCAGTGCGATTACGGTCAGCAGAATGGGAGCGCAGGATTCCATGCCGACTTTGCAGGAAGTTCAGAACCAATAAGCATCATGTGGAGAAGATCCCTGTGGCATTTGTGCTTTGACAGACAGAAAAAAAGCAGATACAATAAAGAAAATGGCCTGTAGAAAGTAAGAGGGGCGGCAACGGGAAGGAAGTCTATGATACCATATCAAAGAAGACTGCAGATGCTGCAGTTGTTGGAACAAAAAGAGATTGTTTCACTGGAAGACTTTGGAAAGAATTTAAAAAATGTATCGGAATCTACGATCCGAAGGGATCTAAAGACCATGGAAGCGGAAGGACAGATTATTTTGCATCGGGGAGGGGCGGCCAGCCTGAAGAAAGGATCTTATGATGTTCCGGTCAATTCCAAAAGCCTGAAAAATGTAAACGAAAAGGAAGCGATTGCACGTTATGCAGCAAGTCTGGTAAAAGATGGGGAATCCATTTATCTGGATGCGGGAAGTACACCACTTCGGATGCTGAGACATTTGCGGGATCGCCAGATTACAATCGTAACGACTAATGCGCTGGTCGTATCAGAGTTGCAGGGGACCAAGATTAAATGTTATGTGGTAGGCGGAGAACTGAATGTACCAACCGCATCGATAGCAGGTACGACAACCAATCGGGAATTAATGAACCGCTATTTTGACAAAGCTTTCCTTGGAATCAGCGGATTTTCAGAAAAAGCGGGAATTAATACACCGGATGCGAAAGAGGCAGAAAAGAAGAAGATCGTAAAAGAAAATTCATCAGAAACATATATTCTGGCGGACAGCAGCAAGGCAGGAAAGAGTACTCTCTGCAAAGTGTTTGAATTGGGAGAAGTCCCAATTATCTGTGATAAAGAAGTGGAGGTTCTGGTACAGAGTGGCAACTATCTGATTGCGAGATAATAAGAAAAAGCACAGATTGTTTATAGATGGCGTATGAGATTTTTACGATCTCATACGCCATCTGGTTTTACTTTCCTATCTTTCTAATATATTTCAGCAACTGGATTATCGGCAGATTCAAAAGTGCTAATCCGTACACCATCATCAACTGTACGATGGACAGTGTCTGTACTTTGAAGATTCCATGAAGTGGCGGAATCATCAGAACACTGGTGATGAGCAGCCAGCCAAGGATAAATGCACCGATCAGGTATCTGTTATTACAGAACCTTTTTGTAAAGATTACCGGTTTATTTGCCTTGCAGTTGAACCCATGTACAAGACGGCTGCTGCAAAGTGTTCCAAATGCCATGGTGCTTGCCAGCAATGCATTTCCGTTACGGTATCCGATCAAAAAGGCCGTCATAGTCATTATTCCAATGCACAGACCTTCCACTCCGATGCTTGTAAGAAATTGTTTTGTCAAAATGGACTCATTCACAGTACGCGGTTTATCCTTCATGACTTCTGGATTATGAGGCTCCAGTCCGAGTGCAATTGCTGGCAAACTGTCCGTCAGAAGATTAATAAATAATAAATGTACCGGAGAAAACGGAACCGGAAGATTTACCAGTGATGCGTACAAAACTGCAAGAATAGCTGCAAAATTTCCGGAAAGCAAGAACTGGATTGCATTTTTAATATTCTGGTAAATGTTCCGGCCATTTTCCACTGCTTTGACGATGGTTGCAAAATTGTCGTCCGTCAGTACCATAGCCGCCGCATCTTTTGCGACCTCACTTCCTGTGATCCCCATGGCAACTCCGATGTCTGCCTGCTTTAGCGCCGGGGCATCATTTACACCGTCTCCGGTCATTGCCACAATATTTCCACGCTCCTGCCATGCCCGCACGATACGGATTTTGTGTTCCGGTGACACTCTTGCATATACGGAAATGTTTGGTACGAATTTTCGCAGTTCTTCGTCCGTCATGTTCTCGATGACCGCACCCTCACAGGCCTCTGACATATTTTTCAGAATTCCGATTCGCTTGGCAATAGCCGCTGCAGTTACTTTGTGGTCCCCTGTGATCATGATTGGCTTAATCCCGGCTTTTATACATTCTGCAACCGCTTCCTTCGACTCTACTCTCGGTGGATCCATCATAGAAATGAGTCCTAAGAATGTCAGGTTGTTTTCATCATGGAATGTAAGTCCCCGCTCTTGTTCTAACGTCTTAAATGCAAAAGCAAGAACCCGTAGGCCATTTTCGGAAAAATGCCTGTTCTGCACGTCAATTCTAACACGGTCTTCTTCCGTAATCTCTCTTACAGTATCCCTGTCCTGAATATGACTTATTCGCCCAAGCAGTACGTCCACAGCACCTTTCACAACTATAACGTAATGTCCGTCTATAGAATGTTCGGTGGACATGAGCTTTCTGTCACTGTCAAATGGCACCTCAGACAGACGCGGATACTCTTCACGTATTTGTGCATAATCTACGCCCAGGAGACTGCCAAGATGAATAAGCGCCGTTTCCGTCGGATCGCCAATCTCCTGTCCATCGATGCTCCTGGAATCATTGCAGAGTATGCTGAACATCAATAATTCTCTCTGCGCCGGATCCTTTGGATCAATTTCTTTGGAACAGACACTTGCACCATTCACATAATAATTTTCTACGGTCATTTTATTCTGTGTCAGAGTTCCTGTTTTATCAGAGCAAATGACCGACACGCTGCCAAGTCCTTCCACTGCCTGCAGCTTACGGATAATCGCATGCTCTTTTGCCATTTTCTGAGTGCCAAAGGAAAGTACAATCGTCACAATGGAACTAAGCGCCTCGGGGATGGCTGCCACTGCAAGTGCCACCGCAAATAAAAATGCATTTACAATGGATTCTCCGCGAATCACGCTGATTGCAAATAAAATCCCACAAAATACAAGGATGATAAGGGACAGCTTCTTTCCGAAATCGTCCAGATTTTTCTGAAGTGGTGTCAACTTCGCGGATGCTTGTTTCAGAAGTCCGGCAATCTTACCGACCTCTGTACGCATTCCGATTTCCGTCACTTCAAAGGATGCTCTTCCGTATGTGACAAAGCACCCGGAAAATACCCGGTTCGTCTGGTCACCAAGTGCGGCACCCTCCGGCACTTCATCTAAAGATTTCTCCGCCGGGAGACTCTCGCCGGTCAGTGCGCTTTCATCTACCTTAAGACTTGCAACAGTAAGCAATTTCCCATCTGCCGGGATCAGATCACCAGCCTCTACAATCACCTCATCACCGACTGTCACTTCTCTTGCCGGTATCTGCATGAGTTGTCCGTCACGCATGACTTTTGCGTCTGGTGCCGACAGCTGCTTCAGACGAATCAAGGACTGTTCCGCCTTCACCGTCTGTCCTGTTCCAAGAATTGCATTCATTGTAATCACAACAAAAATAACAATTGCACTCTCTACGTCTCCGAGAAATCCCGAAACTACCGCTGAGATAATCAGGATAATGACAAGAAAATCCTTGAACTGATCCAGAAATATCCGGAAAGTACTCCTCTTCTTTCTCTCTTCCAGCTCATTCGGCCCATATTTCTTCAGATTCTCCTGCGCCTGTTCTTTTGTCAACATAATTTCTACCTCCTCCTATGCCCATTTATCGCTCAGATGGTGCACAAAAGTAAAAAAATAGAGACCCTTATTGCACACCAAAATATGCAATAAAAGTCTCACCATTTCCTTACGATACGGATGATCACTCATCGTACTGACGACATCGTAAACACCTGATTCTCTATTTTCTTAGTCTGACAGGCGCCGGTTACTCCCTTTTATTAATGCTAATATAGTAGATTTCTGTGAATCTGTCAACGGGGATTTTTAATAGTTCTATATTATTCACCCATTGCGTGAAAAACCTCCCAGGCATCTTTTAAGATCTGTGGATTCTTTAGAAGATCCAGTGCGCCCTCCGCCATGCATTGTGCTACATAGAGCATCCCTTTTTCTCCGATGCTCATACCAGACTGAGCGGTGGTCGCCCAGTGGTGCAAGGCGGTGCCTTTGCACATGGTGGCAGCGCTCAGCATAATGGTCGGGATGGTGTGGCTCACATCGGAAACATCGGTGCCGATGGAAAATGGAACCGGCTCATCTTCCAGAGGTTCCAGTCCGCCGAAATAGGTATCGGTAGGATTTGGAAGATTGGCCTCTTTTGTGATCTGAGTGGCAAAATCCAGTTCTTTTTGTGTATAAACCGGAAGCGGAACCCGTTCCATAGCCTTATGGAAGGCGAGAGCTAGAGGACGGTTTGTTTTCATTTCCCAGTTACTGGTGACCACTTCGATTTCCACTCTGGTTCCGGTCATCAGAGCCGCACCGCGGGCACAGTCATCGACGCGGGAAGAAGCATCCTCCGTGCGAGAACGTTTGGTGGAGCGGATAAAGTAATTGGTGGATGCGTAAGGCGGGACAATATTTGCGGGACCGTCGGTGTTGGTGTAGGTATAGTGCATTCGGACATCATCAGCCACATGCTCTCGAAGATAGTTG
This window of the Mediterraneibacter butyricigenes genome carries:
- a CDS encoding ribokinase; its protein translation is MAKKIVVIGSLNYDIILKIPRLPECGETLPADQAGFSAGGKGANQAVQAAKLGVETYMVGRVGKDAHGDALIESAQKYQVNTDYITRSEEVTGMGVVEALEDGSVFSCIVRGANFDVAKADIDRAEPVIREADLMILQMEIPQEINAYAIEKAEECGCRVLLNTAPSAPIEEEYLKKCAIIVANEVEAGFYLGENVDSVEKAIKGIKKLQNIYGNDIVITLGKEGSVVSDHGVVTFIPSRKVHAIETTGAGDSFIGGMGYALLKGESLTEACKFATGCSAITVSRMGAQDSMPTLQEVQNQ
- a CDS encoding sugar ABC transporter ATP-binding protein; amino-acid sequence: MGKAVEFVKINKYFPGVHVLKDISFSVEEGEVHALLGENGAGKSTLLNILHGVYTKYEGEVKLHGQKVNFKNPNDAILNGKISKVHQETMVVEELTVGQNVTLGYEPKKGVFVDFGKMNREVDAILQELNCNFKSSDLVSTLTAGGKQMLAIAKALYHHSTIISLDEPTASLTLKETEALFEVVKKLKKNGVTILYVSHRLEEIFQICDRATIMRDGEYIQTLNVKETTREELIHAMVGRSVSAVASRLKPSPKTDEVVLKVENLTDGHHFRDVNFELHKGEILGFFGLVGAGRTEIMRTIIGADRKIGGKIFLKGKEVTGNWNTTKALKAGIGLLPEDRKTQGFMKQFTNYDNIAISSLEKNLTAGFLDQGKKLKNAEYFFEELDVHPRKPDYLTVNMSGGNQQKVILARWMSTDVDVIIFDEPTKGVDVAAKAEIYRLMEELVEEGKSLIVVSSELPEAMGLSDRLLVMSEGRITAELTVREEYNSDTILDYAIGGNEE
- a CDS encoding DeoR/GlpR family DNA-binding transcription regulator, whose translation is MIPYQRRLQMLQLLEQKEIVSLEDFGKNLKNVSESTIRRDLKTMEAEGQIILHRGGAASLKKGSYDVPVNSKSLKNVNEKEAIARYAASLVKDGESIYLDAGSTPLRMLRHLRDRQITIVTTNALVVSELQGTKIKCYVVGGELNVPTASIAGTTTNRELMNRYFDKAFLGISGFSEKAGINTPDAKEAEKKKIVKENSSETYILADSSKAGKSTLCKVFELGEVPIICDKEVEVLVQSGNYLIAR
- a CDS encoding ABC transporter permease, whose protein sequence is MNSVINKYKREILVLAVTILMGVIFAVMNPNFLTWRNVLTVFQQMVLNGLLAVGIMFTIITAGIDLSIGCTFAIVGIAVAYGCVNDMNPILAIVIGIVIGAILGAFNGFLVCNLKLQPFIATLGTMSLYRGIAYVVTGGTPVTNVPDSFRNIFNGQMFAGIRYYVLVMIIVFILAHVILSKTRTGDYLYAVGGNEEAAKLSGVNVIKTKYIAYIACGVCTAVAGLIMLASLGSAEATAGIGYETNAIAAAAIGGTSMAGGKGTALGTFIGALMLAVLKVGMVVINVDSFWQYVVTGIIIIVASYFEFIKQDVEAMLARHKKA
- a CDS encoding cation-translocating P-type ATPase, with amino-acid sequence MLTKEQAQENLKKYGPNELEERKKRSTFRIFLDQFKDFLVIILIISAVVSGFLGDVESAIVIFVVITMNAILGTGQTVKAEQSLIRLKQLSAPDAKVMRDGQLMQIPAREVTVGDEVIVEAGDLIPADGKLLTVASLKVDESALTGESLPAEKSLDEVPEGAALGDQTNRVFSGCFVTYGRASFEVTEIGMRTEVGKIAGLLKQASAKLTPLQKNLDDFGKKLSLIILVFCGILFAISVIRGESIVNAFLFAVALAVAAIPEALSSIVTIVLSFGTQKMAKEHAIIRKLQAVEGLGSVSVICSDKTGTLTQNKMTVENYYVNGASVCSKEIDPKDPAQRELLMFSILCNDSRSIDGQEIGDPTETALIHLGSLLGVDYAQIREEYPRLSEVPFDSDRKLMSTEHSIDGHYVIVVKGAVDVLLGRISHIQDRDTVREITEEDRVRIDVQNRHFSENGLRVLAFAFKTLEQERGLTFHDENNLTFLGLISMMDPPRVESKEAVAECIKAGIKPIMITGDHKVTAAAIAKRIGILKNMSEACEGAVIENMTDEELRKFVPNISVYARVSPEHKIRIVRAWQERGNIVAMTGDGVNDAPALKQADIGVAMGITGSEVAKDAAAMVLTDDNFATIVKAVENGRNIYQNIKNAIQFLLSGNFAAILAVLYASLVNLPVPFSPVHLLFINLLTDSLPAIALGLEPHNPEVMKDKPRTVNESILTKQFLTSIGVEGLCIGIMTMTAFLIGYRNGNALLASTMAFGTLCSSRLVHGFNCKANKPVIFTKRFCNNRYLIGAFILGWLLITSVLMIPPLHGIFKVQTLSIVQLMMVYGLALLNLPIIQLLKYIRKIGK